From the Polyangiaceae bacterium genome, one window contains:
- a CDS encoding BadF/BadG/BcrA/BcrD ATPase family protein: protein MMTARELVIGMDVGSTTVKAVVVDAKSLDILWSDYQRHHTKQPEKVLELLTAILTAFPDSSPESFRMFITGSGSGPLVDPTGAKFVQEVNAVTLAVENKHPDVLSVIELGGQDAKIIMFKEDKNSGQKTASTSMNDKCASGTGATIDKCMIKVGAEPGFATSLRFDDSKLHHVAAKCGVFAETDIVNLVKTGIPKNEVLNSLADAIVLQNLSVLTRGNTLKPRVLLLGGPNTYLPFLQDCWRQRIPETWRDRAFDYPQDVPVEELIFVPENAELYAAFGAAVYGISEGESGARFRGIEALSDFIKNGRRARLGEQAGPPLSATEQETSHFVDTYRVPSFAPKGFASGSVVRAVIGLDGGSTSSKAVLVDEDGEIISKAYQLSKGNPIQDAKELVEKLKSSIEDQGATLECIGFGATGYAADVLEECALADVNVVETVAHMMSAVHFFGDVDVICDIGGQDIKVLFMKNGDIQNFKLSNSCSAGNGMLLQAMADQFGIPVTEYADTAFKAELAPKFSYGCAVFLDTDRVNFQKEGFQKEELLAGLAQVLPKNVWQYVVQIPRLASLGRKFVLQGGTQYNLAAVKAQVDYIKQRVPGAEVFVHPHTGEAGAIGAAMETLRRYKRTGTSRFIGVDGLLNLEYTTKNDEDTVCHFCANECKRTFIDTLRPDGSTSRYISGFSCEKGTVESKKAMLSLVAERKKIAAQYPNLVEYEGRRAFQHFYEPEPLPAAGSPITDVRVKKGLLRIRRETFTRGFERSSAEAGSQRKNVRIGLPRVLNMYSTAPFFRTYFEALGVPKGNIVFSDPTSDELWVEGGKYGSVDPCFPSKVVQAHVHNLLFRKHDPERGKALNYVFFPVLTHVPSFVKDTMDNTSCPIVAGTPDVTKAAFTKEVDFFAQREIEYVDPALSFAEPTLMARRMFEVWGPRLGVTEDESDHACREGHRALLAFEADLQEKGRAILETVEDEDRMAILVLNRPYHSDPGLNHGIPEEFQVLGYPILSVRSIPRSREFLDRFFKTELEAGTITHPLQLNHVWPENYSANSAQKVWGANFAAHHPNVAVLDLSSFKCGHDAPTYGLVDTILQTSKTPAAALHDLDANKPGGSIKIRVKTYAHSLRLQQERLEDLAAKKRELAYAIDKKRAELLEMKESRGEMNPALAAQLEETRERIAAYEARRLEATELPQGVVRLGKKSQDGRVVPVEGRRPAHSDVAPRGERTAIPAE from the coding sequence ATGATGACTGCGCGCGAGCTTGTGATCGGAATGGATGTTGGCAGCACCACGGTCAAGGCCGTGGTGGTCGATGCCAAGAGCTTGGATATCCTGTGGAGCGACTACCAGCGCCACCACACCAAGCAGCCGGAGAAGGTGCTGGAGCTGCTCACCGCGATCCTGACCGCGTTTCCGGACAGTTCGCCAGAGAGCTTCCGCATGTTCATCACGGGCTCGGGCTCGGGTCCCCTGGTCGACCCCACCGGCGCGAAGTTCGTGCAAGAGGTCAACGCGGTCACCCTCGCCGTCGAGAACAAGCACCCCGACGTCTTGAGCGTAATCGAACTCGGCGGACAGGACGCCAAGATCATCATGTTCAAGGAGGACAAGAACAGCGGGCAGAAGACGGCCAGCACCTCCATGAACGACAAATGTGCGAGCGGCACAGGCGCGACCATCGACAAGTGCATGATCAAGGTGGGCGCCGAGCCCGGCTTCGCCACGAGCTTGCGCTTCGACGACAGCAAGCTGCACCACGTCGCCGCCAAGTGCGGGGTCTTCGCCGAGACGGACATCGTCAACCTGGTGAAGACGGGCATCCCCAAGAACGAGGTACTCAACAGCCTGGCAGATGCCATCGTGCTGCAAAACCTGAGCGTGCTCACCAGGGGGAACACCCTCAAGCCGCGGGTGCTCTTGCTCGGCGGCCCCAACACCTACCTGCCCTTCTTGCAGGATTGCTGGCGCCAGCGCATCCCCGAAACCTGGCGCGACCGCGCCTTCGACTACCCCCAAGACGTGCCGGTCGAGGAGCTGATCTTCGTGCCTGAGAACGCGGAACTCTACGCGGCCTTCGGCGCGGCGGTCTACGGCATCTCCGAGGGCGAAAGCGGCGCGCGTTTTCGCGGTATCGAAGCGCTCTCGGATTTCATCAAGAATGGACGCCGCGCGCGCCTCGGCGAGCAGGCGGGACCGCCCCTCTCGGCCACCGAGCAGGAGACGTCTCACTTCGTGGACACCTACCGCGTTCCCTCCTTCGCTCCCAAGGGCTTCGCCTCTGGCAGCGTGGTGCGCGCGGTCATCGGTCTGGACGGCGGCTCGACCAGCAGCAAGGCCGTGCTGGTGGACGAGGATGGCGAGATCATCAGCAAGGCGTACCAGCTGTCCAAGGGCAACCCCATTCAGGACGCCAAGGAGCTGGTGGAGAAGCTGAAATCCAGCATCGAAGATCAGGGTGCGACACTCGAGTGCATTGGCTTCGGCGCCACCGGCTATGCCGCGGACGTGCTGGAGGAGTGCGCTCTCGCCGACGTCAATGTGGTGGAGACCGTGGCGCACATGATGAGCGCGGTTCACTTCTTTGGCGACGTGGACGTGATCTGCGACATCGGCGGCCAGGACATCAAAGTCCTGTTCATGAAGAACGGCGACATCCAGAACTTCAAGCTGAGCAACAGTTGCAGCGCGGGCAACGGCATGTTGCTGCAGGCCATGGCGGACCAGTTCGGCATTCCCGTCACCGAGTACGCCGACACGGCCTTCAAGGCGGAGCTGGCGCCGAAATTCTCCTACGGCTGCGCGGTGTTCCTGGACACGGACCGGGTGAACTTCCAGAAAGAGGGGTTCCAAAAGGAGGAACTCTTGGCGGGCTTGGCCCAGGTGCTGCCCAAGAACGTGTGGCAGTACGTGGTGCAGATCCCTCGCCTGGCCTCTCTGGGGCGCAAGTTCGTGCTGCAGGGTGGAACGCAATACAACCTGGCCGCGGTCAAAGCCCAGGTCGACTACATCAAGCAGCGCGTACCGGGCGCAGAAGTCTTCGTGCACCCGCACACGGGCGAGGCCGGAGCCATCGGCGCCGCGATGGAGACCCTGCGGCGCTACAAGCGGACCGGCACCAGCCGCTTCATCGGCGTCGACGGACTCCTGAACCTCGAGTACACGACGAAGAACGACGAAGACACGGTGTGTCACTTCTGCGCCAACGAGTGCAAGCGCACCTTCATCGACACGCTTCGCCCCGACGGTTCGACCAGCCGCTACATCTCGGGCTTCTCTTGCGAGAAGGGCACCGTGGAGAGCAAGAAAGCCATGCTCTCCCTGGTGGCGGAGCGCAAGAAGATCGCAGCGCAATACCCCAACCTGGTGGAGTACGAGGGGCGCCGCGCCTTCCAGCACTTCTACGAACCCGAGCCCTTGCCTGCCGCAGGGAGCCCGATCACCGACGTGCGTGTGAAGAAGGGCTTGCTCCGCATCCGACGCGAAACCTTCACTCGCGGATTCGAGCGCAGCTCCGCCGAGGCGGGCTCGCAGCGCAAAAACGTCCGCATCGGTCTGCCGCGAGTGCTCAACATGTACTCCACGGCGCCGTTCTTCCGCACCTACTTCGAAGCACTGGGCGTGCCCAAGGGCAACATCGTTTTCAGCGATCCCACCAGCGACGAGCTTTGGGTCGAAGGCGGCAAGTACGGCAGCGTGGACCCCTGCTTCCCCAGCAAGGTCGTCCAGGCGCACGTGCACAATTTGCTCTTCCGAAAGCACGACCCGGAGCGCGGCAAGGCTCTGAACTACGTCTTCTTCCCGGTGTTGACCCACGTGCCCAGCTTCGTGAAGGACACCATGGACAACACGTCCTGTCCCATCGTAGCCGGCACTCCCGACGTCACCAAGGCCGCGTTCACCAAGGAAGTCGACTTCTTTGCGCAGCGTGAAATCGAGTACGTGGATCCGGCGCTCTCCTTCGCCGAGCCAACGCTGATGGCTCGGCGCATGTTCGAGGTGTGGGGACCGCGTCTGGGCGTGACCGAGGACGAGAGCGACCACGCCTGTCGCGAGGGGCATCGAGCGTTGTTGGCCTTCGAAGCGGATCTCCAAGAAAAGGGCCGCGCCATCTTGGAGACGGTGGAGGACGAGGACCGCATGGCGATCCTGGTGCTCAATCGCCCCTACCACTCCGACCCCGGTCTCAATCACGGGATCCCGGAGGAGTTCCAGGTCTTGGGCTATCCCATCTTGAGCGTGCGCAGCATTCCGCGCAGCCGCGAGTTCCTCGATCGCTTCTTCAAGACGGAGCTCGAGGCTGGCACCATCACCCACCCGCTGCAGCTGAACCACGTGTGGCCCGAGAACTATTCGGCAAACAGCGCGCAAAAGGTGTGGGGCGCCAACTTCGCCGCGCACCACCCCAACGTGGCGGTGCTGGATCTCTCCAGTTTCAAGTGCGGACACGATGCTCCCACCTACGGGTTGGTCGACACCATCCTGCAGACCTCCAAGACGCCGGCCGCTGCGCTGCATGACCTGGACGCCAACAAGCCCGGTGGATCGATCAAGATCCGCGTCAAGACCTACGCCCACTCGCTGCGCCTGCAACAAGAGCGGCTGGAAGATCTCGCCGCCAAGAAGCGCGAGCTGGCCTACGCGATCGACAAGAAGCGCGCCGAGCTCCTGGAAATGAAGGAATCCCGGGGCGAGATGAACCCCGCGCTCGCGGCGCAGTTGGAGGAAACCCGAGAGCGCATCGCAGCCTACGAGGCACGGCGGTTGGAAGCGACGGAGTTGCCCCAGGGCGTGGTGCGCTTGGGCAAGAAGAGCCAGGACGGCCGCGTCGTTCCCGTGGAGGGCAGGCGCCCCGCGCATTCCGACGTCGCTCCCCGCGGCGAGCGAACCGCGATTCCCGCCGAGTGA
- a CDS encoding TetR/AcrR family transcriptional regulator, with protein MARAKKSQSRPRKKGSTPRRGSVSKAERRALILAAARDVFSKLGYHQSTIDDIVLEAGIARGTFYLYFEDKRAIFADLLDRYFTRLTMVIQRIDIGDGAPPVSEQARGNMRNILAVCLEERAMTKILFTDALGVDPSFDRKLLTFYDAVVQILTESLKEGQALGIVEDGEPRVLAYMTIGALKELLYQAVTLGLSEESAEVLTGQLYDFLSRGCLRVEPTPKRRARHVG; from the coding sequence GTGGCCCGCGCCAAGAAGAGCCAGTCCAGACCGCGAAAGAAGGGGTCGACGCCCCGGCGCGGCAGCGTCAGCAAGGCCGAGCGTCGCGCGCTGATCCTCGCTGCCGCTCGCGACGTCTTCTCCAAGCTCGGCTATCACCAGAGCACCATCGACGATATCGTGCTCGAAGCGGGTATCGCTCGAGGCACCTTCTACCTGTACTTCGAGGACAAGCGTGCGATCTTCGCGGATCTGCTCGATCGCTACTTCACACGGCTGACCATGGTGATTCAGCGCATCGACATCGGCGACGGAGCACCGCCGGTGTCCGAGCAGGCTCGAGGCAACATGCGTAACATCCTGGCCGTGTGTCTGGAGGAGCGCGCGATGACCAAGATCCTCTTCACCGACGCTTTGGGCGTGGATCCGAGCTTCGACCGCAAGTTGCTCACCTTCTACGACGCCGTCGTGCAGATTCTGACGGAGAGCCTGAAAGAAGGCCAGGCTTTGGGAATCGTCGAGGATGGCGAGCCGCGCGTGCTGGCATACATGACCATCGGCGCCCTCAAGGAACTTCTCTATCAGGCCGTGACCCTTGGGCTGTCCGAAGAGAGTGCGGAAGTTCTGACTGGGCAACTCTACGACTTCCTCAGTCGGGGCTGTCTGCGCGTGGAGCCGACGCCGAAGCGTCGAGCACGGCATGTCGGATAG
- a CDS encoding class I SAM-dependent methyltransferase translates to MQYGWDHALTAQRYEAFCQGSTRYAFANAALARRVPPGAVRVLDLAAGTGRTTEAILPALSPKASVLCVEPAAAMRDVARARLRDPRVEYAAQIPVGGEYACVVCGAALWQLQGLPEVFARLADSLVPGGRLVFTVPSAYLGNPDRPGAGADPHLLELFAILGKGRVPKAEPMPPPPQHEDLLRMLEGVGLRVDFEHLEYRLTQREYVAWCHIPVITDALLWDLDLLARDRLLVLAKTQLDLDSFRWEGWSVYTADK, encoded by the coding sequence ATCCAATACGGCTGGGACCACGCGCTGACCGCGCAACGCTACGAAGCTTTCTGCCAGGGCTCGACGCGCTATGCGTTCGCCAACGCAGCGCTGGCACGCCGTGTTCCGCCTGGAGCAGTGCGCGTTCTCGATCTCGCCGCGGGTACCGGGCGCACGACCGAGGCGATCCTGCCGGCGTTGTCGCCGAAAGCGTCGGTGCTGTGTGTGGAACCCGCTGCTGCGATGCGGGACGTCGCGCGCGCTCGACTTCGCGACCCGCGCGTCGAGTACGCCGCGCAAATCCCCGTAGGCGGAGAGTACGCCTGCGTCGTGTGCGGCGCTGCGCTGTGGCAGCTGCAGGGCTTGCCCGAGGTCTTCGCGCGCCTCGCTGACTCGTTGGTGCCTGGGGGCCGGCTCGTGTTCACGGTGCCGTCGGCCTACTTGGGCAATCCGGACCGACCTGGCGCCGGGGCCGATCCGCACCTGCTGGAGCTGTTTGCGATCCTGGGAAAGGGGCGCGTCCCCAAAGCGGAACCGATGCCGCCACCGCCGCAGCACGAGGATCTGCTGCGGATGCTCGAGGGGGTCGGTCTCCGGGTTGACTTCGAGCACTTGGAGTATCGGCTCACTCAGCGCGAGTACGTGGCGTGGTGTCACATTCCCGTGATCACCGATGCTCTGCTCTGGGACTTGGACTTACTCGCACGCGACCGCCTCCTGGTCCTCGCAAAGACGCAGCTGGACTTGGATTCCTTCCGTTGGGAGGGGTGGTCGGTCTACACCGCGGACAAGTAA
- a CDS encoding radical SAM protein: protein MRVALVLPPAREPVRSPLLAFAYLVAALRREGHEAVVVDAAAPRGPKTPEALARAVSQQGPDLIGVHLKTLEVQPAYAAAVELRRLGVPLVAGGPHATVCPAEPLSQGFSYVVRGEAEATLPQLATALERGDDLASIAGLSFVEHGLPRHMAERPFERDLDTLPDPLSAVDAFDAGLYGSAKAVAPAGLLSSRGCPAACTFCSNNVTGRQFRYHSPARVRQEVVALSQVHHMGSFSFFDDSFAVGKVRMQRLCAELERVPGIAWTCTAHPAHLDPQTLSSMQRAGCAGVDLGVESGDEEMLLRIGKGVTTERVLRVLEDAAAIGLHTVVNLMMGFPDETEAQLEATLAFLERASVSAGTFNSRGVLVPHPGTPVYDLYHDRFGFSEWWIREPAIPYPPFPEEWTPSEVRRAYATDPALERNFFHHSSTSLALMREILERKARHTIGFVEATREAAARASRVASSIS, encoded by the coding sequence ATGCGAGTCGCCCTCGTTCTTCCCCCCGCGCGTGAGCCCGTTCGGTCTCCACTACTGGCGTTCGCGTATTTGGTCGCGGCGCTGCGTCGTGAGGGGCACGAAGCCGTCGTGGTCGATGCGGCAGCGCCCCGAGGCCCGAAAACCCCGGAGGCGCTGGCCCGAGCGGTGTCGCAGCAGGGCCCCGACTTGATCGGCGTGCACTTGAAGACTCTGGAGGTGCAGCCCGCCTACGCCGCAGCGGTCGAACTGAGGCGGCTCGGGGTGCCCCTCGTCGCCGGTGGGCCCCACGCCACGGTGTGTCCGGCTGAACCGCTGAGCCAGGGGTTTTCCTACGTGGTGCGCGGCGAAGCGGAAGCGACGTTGCCGCAGCTCGCGACCGCGCTCGAGCGAGGAGACGACCTGGCGTCGATCGCCGGGCTTTCCTTCGTCGAGCACGGACTGCCGCGCCACATGGCGGAGCGTCCTTTCGAACGGGATCTGGATACTCTGCCCGACCCACTGTCCGCCGTGGATGCCTTCGATGCAGGTCTCTATGGCAGTGCGAAGGCGGTTGCACCTGCGGGGCTGCTCTCCAGTCGCGGCTGTCCGGCTGCCTGCACGTTCTGTTCGAACAACGTGACGGGTCGTCAGTTTCGCTACCATTCACCTGCGCGCGTGCGCCAGGAAGTAGTCGCGCTATCGCAGGTTCACCACATGGGGAGTTTCTCGTTCTTCGATGACTCCTTCGCGGTTGGCAAGGTGAGGATGCAGCGACTGTGTGCGGAACTCGAGCGCGTGCCGGGGATTGCCTGGACTTGCACCGCTCATCCGGCTCACCTCGACCCGCAGACCCTGAGCTCGATGCAACGCGCAGGCTGCGCGGGCGTCGACTTGGGCGTCGAGAGCGGCGACGAGGAAATGCTGCTTCGCATTGGCAAAGGGGTGACGACGGAGCGGGTGCTACGCGTGCTGGAGGATGCTGCCGCGATCGGCCTGCACACCGTGGTCAACCTGATGATGGGCTTCCCCGACGAAACGGAAGCTCAGTTGGAGGCCACGCTGGCCTTCTTGGAGCGCGCGTCCGTTTCGGCTGGGACGTTCAACTCCCGGGGCGTGCTCGTGCCGCATCCCGGCACCCCCGTGTACGACCTGTACCACGACCGATTCGGGTTCAGTGAGTGGTGGATCCGCGAGCCCGCGATTCCATACCCGCCGTTCCCGGAGGAATGGACGCCGTCCGAGGTGCGACGGGCCTACGCAACCGACCCAGCGTTGGAGCGCAACTTCTTCCACCATTCCTCGACGAGCCTCGCGCTGATGCGGGAGATCTTGGAACGGAAAGCCCGACACACGATCGGTTTCGTGGAGGCGACCCGGGAAGCGGCTGCGCGCGCGAGTCGAGTAGCGAGTTCGATCTCATGA
- a CDS encoding sigma-70 family RNA polymerase sigma factor: protein MSKDRITVLVSEHYDLLWRTLRRLGVPAADTDDATQDVFIVAARRIDDIEPEKTRAFLMATALRVASTRRRTERRRPLSFEDDLDQRLYVEEDPEALTAELRARRTLDAILDEMPDELRIAFVLFELEELTAPQVAELLSIPVGTVASRVRRAREVFRAAASRARQHLHGEVEP from the coding sequence GTGTCCAAGGACCGCATCACCGTTCTGGTCAGCGAGCACTACGACCTCTTGTGGCGCACCCTGCGCCGCCTCGGGGTGCCAGCGGCTGACACCGACGACGCCACCCAGGACGTCTTCATCGTAGCGGCGAGACGAATCGACGACATCGAGCCCGAAAAGACCCGTGCCTTCTTGATGGCGACGGCGCTGCGGGTGGCGTCGACTCGGCGACGCACCGAGCGGCGGCGTCCGCTGAGTTTCGAAGACGACCTGGATCAGCGACTCTACGTGGAAGAAGACCCAGAAGCGCTGACAGCGGAACTGAGAGCGCGCCGAACCCTCGACGCCATCTTGGATGAAATGCCGGATGAGCTGCGGATCGCGTTCGTGTTGTTCGAGCTGGAAGAACTGACGGCGCCCCAGGTTGCCGAACTCTTGTCCATACCCGTCGGGACAGTTGCGTCGCGTGTGCGCCGCGCGCGCGAAGTCTTCCGCGCAGCCGCTTCGCGTGCCCGTCAGCACTTGCATGGGGAGGTCGAGCCATGA
- a CDS encoding CARDB domain-containing protein — translation MTTKTKRLVQKTAKLLPAGLAATVPAQAAPPAAPKAPTNAPQQAVKAIKFVDTNVARVAALRANPVLPRVGQLVTVTVFIINDSDKALSKVPYVLSGAVTKQGVISNLAAHSKHAITATFTAQSSKYELKAVVDPANVFKEPVFARRNNEVKLDGAVLPAATSPWGQYAAKAMEAGFADVKGGMFKSYRLGTSVQGTIMATALHISGLKITQANSSTANPAVTKKVLTDAGVPDDIAEAINQTFVTCYKNWASNYRAVIPGAYPAFAAFPGPKAPPMPAIPFPLLAGGGPSAEMEISPATIENRLRGNLSSERKNAEGADAAITAMAIAMSASFHTFMAMQQATNVMGSGPVPSFAPPYVPVGPVVSGTVGGATTHLDT, via the coding sequence ATGACGACGAAAACCAAGCGATTGGTCCAAAAAACGGCGAAGCTGTTGCCTGCAGGGCTGGCCGCGACCGTTCCCGCGCAAGCTGCTCCTCCGGCTGCGCCGAAGGCGCCGACCAATGCACCCCAGCAAGCGGTCAAGGCAATCAAGTTCGTGGACACCAACGTAGCGCGTGTGGCTGCACTACGGGCGAATCCCGTCCTCCCCCGCGTCGGTCAGCTGGTTACCGTGACGGTGTTCATCATCAATGACTCGGACAAGGCGCTCTCCAAGGTTCCCTACGTGCTCAGTGGTGCCGTCACCAAACAAGGTGTGATCAGCAACCTTGCGGCGCACTCCAAGCACGCGATCACGGCTACCTTCACGGCCCAGAGTTCGAAGTACGAGTTGAAGGCCGTGGTCGACCCAGCGAACGTGTTCAAGGAGCCCGTCTTCGCCCGGCGCAACAACGAAGTGAAGCTCGACGGAGCCGTGCTTCCCGCGGCAACCTCCCCCTGGGGACAATACGCCGCCAAAGCGATGGAGGCTGGCTTCGCTGACGTCAAAGGCGGCATGTTCAAGAGCTATCGCCTCGGCACCTCCGTGCAAGGCACGATCATGGCGACCGCGCTTCACATCAGCGGCCTGAAGATCACGCAAGCCAATTCTTCCACCGCCAATCCTGCGGTCACCAAGAAGGTGCTCACCGACGCTGGCGTCCCGGACGATATCGCCGAGGCAATCAACCAAACCTTCGTGACCTGCTACAAGAACTGGGCGAGTAACTACCGCGCGGTCATCCCCGGGGCGTACCCGGCGTTCGCGGCGTTCCCAGGGCCCAAAGCCCCGCCAATGCCGGCGATCCCGTTCCCGCTGCTCGCCGGTGGGGGACCAAGCGCGGAGATGGAAATCAGTCCGGCGACCATCGAAAATCGCTTGCGCGGCAACTTGTCTTCCGAACGCAAGAACGCTGAGGGAGCCGACGCAGCGATCACCGCCATGGCGATTGCGATGAGTGCGTCATTTCACACCTTCATGGCCATGCAGCAGGCAACGAACGTCATGGGGTCAGGACCGGTTCCGAGTTTTGCTCCGCCCTACGTGCCCGTTGGGCCGGTCGTGTCCGGAACGGTCGGGGGTGCTACCACCCATCTCGATACTTGA
- a CDS encoding phytanoyl-CoA dioxygenase family protein yields MTAAPEHDEVSRGVVPPTDSSELLGAGSSLVARAERDGYLFFHDLIPADLIVSLRDLALAVAREFDWLAPDAPVAAALSRPDIRLGAYDDPRWVAFLQRVMPHPLVERLRNEPRILSVLGQIFGRPAVPHVGDILRVVSSDNPLHTTPPHQDRFYVQGAEQLWTVWMPLGECPLSLGPLAVLLRSHRDGLLPHVGDSVETRCVEVPAGTRWVATGLVPGDAYFFSGLTVHRALPNRAGRRLRLSIDFRYRPIDL; encoded by the coding sequence ATGACGGCGGCGCCTGAGCACGACGAGGTTTCACGCGGCGTGGTGCCGCCAACGGACTCTTCCGAACTGCTTGGAGCTGGCTCCTCGCTAGTGGCGCGCGCCGAACGGGACGGATACCTCTTCTTCCACGATCTGATCCCCGCGGACCTGATCGTTTCGTTGCGCGATCTTGCCCTCGCGGTCGCGCGAGAGTTCGACTGGCTCGCGCCGGACGCTCCAGTCGCGGCCGCGCTCTCGCGACCCGACATCCGACTCGGAGCCTACGACGATCCTCGATGGGTGGCGTTTCTGCAACGAGTCATGCCCCATCCTCTGGTCGAGCGGCTGCGCAACGAGCCGCGGATCCTCTCGGTCTTGGGTCAGATCTTCGGTCGGCCCGCAGTGCCCCACGTCGGGGACATCTTGCGCGTAGTATCAAGCGACAACCCACTTCATACGACGCCGCCTCACCAAGACCGGTTCTACGTTCAAGGGGCGGAGCAGCTGTGGACCGTTTGGATGCCCTTGGGTGAGTGTCCGCTTTCGCTCGGGCCGCTCGCGGTTCTGCTTCGGTCACATCGCGATGGTCTGCTGCCGCATGTTGGCGACAGCGTCGAGACGCGTTGCGTGGAAGTCCCCGCCGGCACGCGTTGGGTGGCTACCGGCCTCGTGCCCGGCGACGCCTACTTCTTCTCGGGTCTCACGGTTCACCGCGCGCTGCCGAACCGCGCCGGCCGGAGGCTGCGCCTGAGCATCGACTTTCGCTATCGCCCCATCGACCTTTGA
- a CDS encoding protein kinase encodes MDASSRLEPGTVIGGDYRVVRALARGGMGSVYVVEQLSTGRERALKLLHASLLERDGMRRRFEQEARIGARIKSDHVVEVLAAGVEADSGTPWLVMELLEGEDLASHLARTGPLSLAAMGEIVAQICHALGAAHAAGVVHRDLKPENVFLATSHRLGTSFTVKVLDFGIAKVIAEAQAGTTDAVGTPLYMAPEQTSSGQSIGPPADVWALGLIVFQMLTGRSYWKGGSGSGSSAMAVLREVVIEPLVPASERATALGVGDGLPDGFDAWFARAVAREPSERYANATDAFRALSALGLDTALAHAPTAAGGEDLALAATVGIEKLEQLEARQPSALTPAAVSSDDDRDSARPAPPKRTTLWLAVAGIGAAAVGGWYWRSKSVAPSTPLPSSMTVSGGPAVAPSAEALADPPLRARGPMLHICGADQGKGEDRERCNDPSFPWCDANGRYVACCGKSLVPTGRSGVCECAPGGADGNAAPGCPRAIGPQGLPMELVRGIIRAATPAMRECYRKELEANAALEGHIGLALEVTPWGDVFEARIRESSMPSSAAQECVLTVARELRFPALQGGGVLKISYPIRFTLDDEAPPQP; translated from the coding sequence ATGGACGCATCGTCTCGTCTCGAGCCGGGCACGGTAATCGGCGGGGACTACCGGGTAGTTCGTGCACTGGCTCGGGGAGGCATGGGCAGTGTGTACGTCGTCGAGCAACTGAGCACGGGCCGAGAGCGGGCGCTCAAGCTGCTTCACGCCTCCCTGCTCGAACGCGACGGCATGCGACGACGCTTCGAGCAGGAAGCTCGGATCGGAGCGCGGATCAAGAGCGACCACGTCGTGGAAGTGCTCGCCGCGGGCGTAGAGGCGGACAGCGGGACTCCGTGGCTGGTGATGGAACTCTTGGAAGGTGAAGATCTCGCCAGCCATCTGGCGCGCACCGGACCTCTGTCCCTTGCAGCCATGGGCGAGATCGTCGCGCAGATCTGCCACGCTTTGGGCGCAGCACACGCCGCAGGAGTCGTGCATCGGGATCTGAAACCCGAGAACGTCTTCCTCGCTACCTCGCACAGGCTCGGGACGAGCTTTACCGTCAAGGTGCTGGACTTCGGCATCGCCAAGGTCATCGCGGAGGCGCAGGCCGGCACGACGGACGCAGTGGGCACGCCCCTCTACATGGCGCCAGAGCAAACGAGCAGCGGGCAGAGTATCGGTCCACCCGCGGACGTGTGGGCGCTGGGCCTCATCGTCTTCCAAATGCTCACGGGCCGAAGCTACTGGAAGGGCGGCAGCGGGAGCGGATCATCGGCGATGGCCGTGCTCAGAGAAGTCGTGATCGAGCCACTGGTGCCGGCTAGTGAGCGCGCCACAGCGCTCGGCGTCGGCGACGGCTTGCCCGACGGATTCGACGCGTGGTTTGCGCGCGCGGTGGCGCGTGAGCCGAGCGAGCGCTACGCCAACGCGACGGACGCGTTTCGCGCCTTGAGCGCGCTGGGCCTGGATACCGCGCTAGCACACGCACCCACCGCAGCTGGCGGCGAAGACCTCGCCCTGGCCGCAACCGTCGGCATAGAAAAGCTGGAACAACTAGAAGCGCGGCAGCCGAGCGCCCTGACTCCAGCGGCAGTGAGCAGCGACGACGATCGCGACAGTGCGCGCCCCGCACCTCCGAAACGAACCACGCTCTGGCTCGCGGTTGCGGGCATCGGAGCGGCCGCCGTGGGAGGCTGGTACTGGCGCTCCAAGTCAGTAGCCCCGTCTACGCCCTTGCCGAGTTCCATGACGGTGAGTGGGGGACCCGCGGTGGCTCCATCCGCCGAAGCGCTCGCGGACCCACCTTTGCGCGCTCGCGGACCGATGCTCCACATCTGTGGCGCCGACCAGGGCAAAGGCGAAGATCGCGAGCGCTGCAACGACCCTTCCTTCCCATGGTGCGACGCGAACGGGCGCTACGTTGCGTGTTGCGGCAAGAGCCTGGTGCCCACCGGGCGCAGCGGGGTGTGCGAATGCGCGCCCGGCGGCGCGGATGGCAACGCCGCGCCCGGTTGCCCGCGCGCCATCGGGCCGCAAGGTCTGCCCATGGAACTGGTGCGTGGGATCATTCGGGCCGCAACCCCTGCGATGCGTGAGTGCTACCGGAAAGAGCTCGAGGCGAACGCTGCGCTGGAAGGCCACATCGGGCTCGCTCTGGAAGTCACTCCCTGGGGAGACGTGTTCGAAGCGCGCATTCGCGAGTCGTCGATGCCGAGTTCGGCGGCGCAGGAGTGCGTATTGACCGTCGCGCGGGAGCTGCGCTTTCCAGCACTCCAGGGGGGTGGCGTGCTGAAGATCAGCTATCCCATCCGCTTCACCTTGGACGACGAGGCGCCTCCTCAGCCCTGA